In a genomic window of Desulfobulbaceae bacterium:
- the fdhF gene encoding formate dehydrogenase subunit alpha — MISLTINEKEIEVVEGTTILEAAQTLEIEIPTLCHDSRLRPFGACRLCIVEVEGIPRPVTACTTPAEEGMKVATESDKLYRLRRTTVELLLSDHPNDCMVCARAGDCTLQELAYFYKLRENRFLGEMREHNRIDENPFIKREMNKCILCGLCVRVCDEVQGVGAIDFAYRGFDAKISPPFDKDLDCEFCGQCVALCPTGALTGKAWAGHGRQKDVKYTDTTCGYCGCGCSITLHSHADQVIRVSSKPNTHNQGWLCVKGRFGYEFINKSDRLKTPYIRKEKGGELLPVSWDEALGFIVSKFEAIRDEHGPNAIGGLSSARCTNEENYAFQKFFRTVIGTNNIDHCARYUHSATVAGLATKFGSGAMSNSVAGIEKNDALLVIGSNTTENHPIVALRMKKAVFNGAKLIVADPRKIPLVKFAHLWLRQRPGTDSTLLNCIARVIIEEKLEDKEFIAGRTDGFEVFCRSLQEFTPEFGEKITGVPAKDIIEAARVFAGAKNAGIYYAMGITQHTMGTNNVHAVANLSMLTGNIGKEFAGVNPLRGQNNVQGACDMGCSPNVLPGYQPITDEEVRRHFEDVWGRPIPEKIGLTATEMTEAMKAGTLKALYVMGENPVLSDPNMQSSLEALKNLEILIVQDIFMTETAELADVVLPAASFAEKEGTFTNTERRVQRVRKAVPSPGLARDDMTIINQLSTRMGYKHVLESVKDLGFKVSNSKEHEEISTTPEEAFLEAHLLWPAMRGMTYQRLKEGGLQWPCPTRSHPGTPFLFGETFPRAGGKALFTEVPYVASNEQPDDDYPFTLTTGRLLFQYHTGTMTRRSKGLEAAAPEPFIEINPIDAEEIGVTDKELLAVTSRRGTISLKARVTDNVPEKLVFIPFHYHEAAANILTNDALDPVCKIPEAKVCAVRLELVD; from the coding sequence ATGATCAGCCTGACAATTAATGAAAAAGAGATCGAAGTCGTTGAAGGCACCACCATTCTTGAGGCGGCCCAAACACTCGAAATCGAAATACCGACACTCTGTCATGATTCCCGATTGAGGCCATTTGGGGCTTGTCGTCTTTGTATTGTCGAGGTTGAGGGCATCCCCAGGCCAGTGACCGCCTGTACAACCCCCGCTGAAGAGGGGATGAAGGTGGCAACCGAGAGCGATAAGCTTTACCGGTTACGACGAACAACTGTAGAACTCCTTCTCTCCGATCATCCAAATGACTGTATGGTCTGTGCCAGAGCAGGAGACTGCACCCTACAGGAGTTGGCCTATTTTTATAAACTTCGTGAAAACAGATTTCTTGGTGAGATGCGTGAGCATAATCGGATAGATGAAAATCCTTTTATCAAAAGGGAGATGAACAAATGCATTCTCTGTGGTCTCTGTGTGAGGGTTTGTGATGAGGTGCAGGGGGTTGGGGCCATTGATTTTGCCTATCGGGGCTTTGACGCAAAAATCAGCCCGCCCTTTGACAAAGATCTGGATTGCGAATTTTGCGGGCAGTGTGTGGCCTTGTGCCCGACTGGCGCCTTAACAGGCAAGGCCTGGGCAGGACATGGCCGTCAAAAAGATGTCAAATATACCGACACCACCTGCGGTTATTGCGGTTGTGGTTGTAGTATCACGCTGCATTCCCATGCTGATCAGGTCATCCGAGTATCATCGAAACCAAACACCCACAATCAGGGCTGGCTCTGTGTGAAGGGGCGGTTCGGGTATGAGTTTATCAATAAGTCCGATCGTTTAAAAACCCCGTACATCCGCAAAGAAAAGGGGGGCGAGTTACTGCCCGTTTCCTGGGATGAGGCCTTGGGGTTTATTGTTTCAAAGTTTGAAGCAATACGAGATGAACATGGCCCGAATGCTATTGGCGGTTTGTCTTCGGCGCGCTGTACCAACGAAGAAAACTACGCCTTTCAAAAGTTTTTCCGCACGGTGATTGGAACCAATAATATCGATCATTGTGCCCGTTACTGACACTCCGCGACGGTGGCCGGTCTGGCCACAAAATTTGGTTCTGGCGCTATGAGCAACTCGGTTGCTGGGATTGAAAAAAATGACGCCCTGCTTGTTATTGGTTCAAACACCACGGAAAACCATCCGATTGTTGCCCTGCGCATGAAAAAAGCCGTGTTCAACGGTGCAAAACTTATTGTTGCCGATCCGCGCAAAATTCCATTGGTTAAATTTGCCCATCTTTGGCTTAGGCAGAGACCGGGCACAGACTCGACACTTCTTAACTGTATTGCCCGTGTCATTATTGAAGAGAAGCTGGAGGACAAAGAGTTTATAGCTGGGCGCACCGATGGTTTCGAGGTTTTCTGTCGGTCATTGCAAGAGTTTACCCCTGAGTTTGGAGAAAAAATTACCGGCGTACCAGCCAAGGATATTATTGAGGCCGCTCGTGTATTTGCCGGGGCCAAAAATGCTGGTATTTACTATGCCATGGGCATTACGCAGCACACGATGGGCACCAATAATGTGCATGCGGTGGCTAACCTGTCAATGCTTACTGGCAATATCGGTAAGGAGTTTGCCGGGGTCAATCCGTTAAGGGGCCAGAATAATGTGCAGGGGGCCTGTGACATGGGCTGTTCGCCCAACGTTCTCCCTGGTTATCAGCCGATAACAGACGAAGAGGTGCGTCGGCATTTTGAAGATGTCTGGGGCCGACCGATCCCTGAGAAAATTGGCTTAACTGCCACTGAGATGACAGAGGCCATGAAAGCCGGAACCTTAAAGGCCTTGTACGTCATGGGCGAGAACCCCGTCTTGTCTGACCCTAATATGCAGAGCTCGCTTGAGGCCTTGAAAAACCTGGAGATTTTAATAGTCCAGGACATATTTATGACAGAAACGGCAGAGCTTGCCGATGTCGTATTGCCGGCAGCCTCTTTCGCTGAAAAAGAAGGGACCTTCACCAATACGGAGCGGCGCGTGCAGCGGGTTCGCAAGGCGGTTCCATCTCCCGGTCTGGCGCGCGACGATATGACCATAATTAACCAGCTTTCAACCCGAATGGGCTATAAACATGTGCTGGAAAGTGTAAAAGATCTCGGCTTTAAGGTGAGCAACTCAAAAGAGCATGAGGAGATTTCCACCACACCCGAAGAGGCTTTTCTAGAGGCGCATCTTCTGTGGCCGGCAATGCGCGGTATGACCTATCAACGGCTGAAAGAGGGGGGATTGCAGTGGCCATGTCCGACTCGTTCGCACCCGGGAACCCCGTTTCTTTTTGGAGAAACATTTCCCCGAGCCGGAGGAAAAGCTCTGTTTACAGAGGTTCCCTATGTTGCTTCCAATGAGCAGCCTGATGACGACTATCCTTTTACGCTGACTACCGGTCGGCTGTTATTTCAGTATCATACAGGCACGATGACCAGGCGTTCCAAAGGTCTGGAGGCTGCTGCTCCGGAACCATTTATCGAGATTAACCCTATTGATGCTGAAGAAATTGGTGTTACTGATAAGGAACTGCTTGCCGTGACCTCAAGGCGGGGAACGATCTCTTTAAAGGCCAGGGTCACCGATAATGTCCCGGAAAAATTAGTTTTTATCCCTTTTCATTACCATGAGGCGGCTGCCAATATTCTGACCAATGATGCCTTAGATCCTGTCTGTAAAATTCCCGAGGCAAAAGTCTGTGCTGTCAGGCTGGAATTGGTTGATTAA